One segment of Mesotoga infera DNA contains the following:
- a CDS encoding sugar ABC transporter permease — MTRKGKENLTAYLFLSPILLFFAVFFCFAVGFSILISFKDWNMLVSPIGASFVGLGNYLSLFSDPMFRSGLLNTVVFALVVTFASVILALFVAMALYKVRGSAVWRFVFFAPMITPAVAVGKIWSYLYNPSYGVINHTLGWLGIPGKAWLSDPKLVLPSIVIVAIWSGLGVPMLIFTAGLDSIPSSYYDAARIDGSSKFKTFICITLPLLKPTTLFLLVTGLINAWQTFDLIYIMGGAAPSSSTQLVSIYMYNTAFSYMQMGKALAASVVLFVISLFTTLLALRSFRKGGLESYYA; from the coding sequence GTGACAAGAAAAGGCAAAGAAAACCTTACAGCGTATCTGTTCTTAAGCCCAATACTTCTTTTTTTTGCAGTTTTCTTCTGCTTTGCTGTAGGCTTTTCCATTCTGATCTCTTTTAAAGACTGGAATATGCTTGTCTCACCGATCGGAGCATCCTTTGTCGGCCTTGGCAACTACCTGAGTCTATTCTCTGATCCAATGTTCAGATCGGGCCTATTGAATACTGTTGTCTTTGCTCTTGTTGTCACATTTGCGAGCGTTATTCTTGCACTGTTCGTCGCTATGGCACTTTACAAGGTAAGGGGATCAGCAGTGTGGAGATTTGTCTTCTTTGCTCCGATGATAACACCTGCAGTCGCGGTTGGAAAGATCTGGAGCTATCTCTATAACCCGAGTTATGGTGTGATTAACCATACTTTGGGCTGGCTAGGTATTCCCGGTAAAGCTTGGCTTTCAGATCCGAAACTTGTTCTGCCTTCAATAGTGATCGTTGCAATCTGGAGTGGTCTTGGAGTTCCAATGCTTATCTTCACAGCGGGGCTTGACTCGATACCTTCTTCATATTATGATGCAGCGAGGATTGATGGCTCGTCGAAGTTCAAGACCTTTATATGCATTACTCTCCCGCTTCTGAAGCCGACCACTCTATTCTTACTTGTAACAGGTTTAATCAACGCCTGGCAAACCTTCGATCTGATCTACATAATGGGAGGGGCCGCGCCGTCTTCAAGCACCCAACTGGTGTCGATATATATGTACAACACCGCCTTCTCATATATGCAGATGGGAAAGGCATTGGCAGCTTCAGTAGTACTATTCGTCATCTCTCTCTTCACAACTCTGTTGGCCCTTAGATCCTTTAGGAAGGGCGGATTGGAGAGTTACTATGCATAA
- a CDS encoding extracellular solute-binding protein, which translates to MKKTIFVLFVLIASIVFSQTTLVFQTHWSDFRVNGIFDKSGNLLYPGLKHYLEEYEALNPGIKIEIREVPFGNYLQQILVGHMAGRAADIYNLYSLWGVQLVGSQVLAVAPEHIASRVKSDFSLTSVQGATISDTIMGIPAEVNTYALIYNKRLFAEVGLHEPPETWDELVEYGKLLTKKDSRGVISQYGFAFPMLEESSVSDIVHPYFALLYSAGGDPFNDDLTKSLLDSQAAIRAMEAVVDLFKEGVTDTAGGLYDFTQKNVAMVIKAPWYVSYLKEAFGDEYEDIVGIAPIPYLDKPATSAYTFFYAVHSGSEHQEEAWKFLDWFALQYKAAPKITRAGELGAQVIGVIPPNESDLAYFTSQLVDLQEYVSLLNVATSEPNVTQGDQIKKTIMDEIVAAMNCMKTPEQAMKDAASKIDSILHSAN; encoded by the coding sequence ATGAAGAAAACGATTTTCGTTCTATTCGTTTTGATTGCGTCCATTGTGTTCTCGCAAACCACCCTCGTGTTCCAGACTCACTGGTCGGATTTTCGTGTGAACGGGATATTCGACAAAAGTGGAAACCTTCTTTATCCTGGACTAAAGCATTATCTGGAAGAATATGAAGCCCTAAACCCCGGCATTAAGATTGAGATTAGAGAAGTTCCTTTCGGCAACTATCTGCAACAAATACTCGTAGGGCACATGGCGGGCAGAGCGGCGGACATCTACAACCTGTATTCTCTTTGGGGAGTACAACTGGTTGGCTCGCAAGTACTTGCTGTTGCTCCTGAACATATTGCATCAAGAGTTAAGTCGGATTTCTCACTAACTTCGGTCCAGGGAGCAACTATCAGTGACACAATAATGGGCATTCCGGCAGAAGTAAATACTTATGCTCTGATCTACAACAAGCGACTGTTTGCAGAAGTTGGTCTGCATGAGCCGCCGGAGACATGGGATGAGCTAGTTGAATATGGAAAGCTACTTACAAAGAAGGATTCTCGAGGAGTCATCTCACAATATGGCTTCGCATTTCCGATGCTAGAGGAGAGTTCTGTAAGTGACATAGTTCATCCGTATTTCGCACTTCTTTACAGCGCTGGAGGAGATCCCTTCAACGACGATTTAACGAAATCACTTCTGGACAGCCAGGCCGCAATTCGTGCTATGGAAGCTGTTGTTGATCTCTTCAAAGAAGGAGTTACAGATACTGCAGGCGGTCTTTACGATTTCACCCAGAAGAATGTTGCAATGGTTATCAAAGCACCATGGTATGTCTCCTATTTGAAGGAAGCTTTTGGAGACGAGTACGAAGATATTGTAGGTATAGCTCCTATTCCTTATCTGGACAAACCTGCAACCTCGGCCTATACGTTCTTCTACGCTGTTCATAGTGGTTCTGAGCACCAGGAAGAGGCTTGGAAATTCCTTGACTGGTTTGCTCTGCAATACAAAGCTGCCCCCAAAATAACTAGAGCCGGAGAACTGGGCGCACAGGTTATAGGCGTAATCCCGCCTAATGAAAGTGATCTTGCATACTTCACATCCCAGCTAGTAGATCTGCAAGAATACGTATCACTTCTTAATGTAGCTACTTCAGAACCGAATGTAACCCAGGGTGATCAGATAAAGAAAACGATTATGGACGAAATTGTAGCTGCAATGAACTGCATGAAAACTCCTGAGCAGGCTATGAAGGATGCTGCATCGAAAATAGACTCCATCCTTCATTCTGCTAACTGA